Part of the Halanaerobiales bacterium genome, GGGTTTAGAACAGTTAGATATCTTAGAAGATGAAGGTGCAGATTTATCTAAAGTCTGTATTGGCCACTCTGACCGTAATGCTGATCTCTGGTATCACAAGAAAATGGCTGAAAGAGGAGCCTATGTTGGTTATGATGGCCCAAGTAAGGTAAAATATTATCCAGATTCAGTAAGAGTTGAACTTATAAAAGGAATGTTAGAGGCCGGATACCGTGATCGTCTACTTATCTCCGGTGATATGGGACGTAAATCCTATCTTAAATCTTATGGTGGTGGACCTGGTTTTGAGTTTATTTTAAAGAAATTTATTCCTCGTTTATTAGAACAGGGACTTGATGAAAAAGATATAAAAGCTATCTGGGAAGATAATCCAGCTGACTGGTTAAGCTTTAAATAATAATTTTAACAAGTGAGGTAGATAAAATGGTGAATAGACAGTTTATGGATATGTTAGGTGAGGAAAAGATAATTGGAATTTTACGCGGCTTTGAAGCTGAAAAGACAAGAAAGTTAATAGAAATATATAAAAAAGAGGGAATTAAATTTATAGAAGTTACTTTTAATTCTCCAGAAGCTTTAAAGATAGTAAGTGAGTATGCAGATAAATCAGATATCTATATTGGAATGGGAACTGTTAAAAATAGTGAAGAGCTTAAGAAGGCTCTGGAAAGTGGTGCCCAGTTTATTGTAACTCCAAATTATAATTCTGAAGTGGTGAAAACTGCTAAAAGAAGAGGAGTACCAATTATAAGTGGGGCCTATACTCCTTCTGAAATTTATGATGCCTACCGGGAT contains:
- a CDS encoding bifunctional 4-hydroxy-2-oxoglutarate aldolase/2-dehydro-3-deoxy-phosphogluconate aldolase, with the translated sequence MVNRQFMDMLGEEKIIGILRGFEAEKTRKLIEIYKKEGIKFIEVTFNSPEALKIVSEYADKSDIYIGMGTVKNSEELKKALESGAQFIVTPNYNSEVVKTAKRRGVPIISGAYTPSEIYDAYRDGANAVKLFPASIPGPDYLKSIRGPIPEVDIIPTGGIDESNISDFLKAGAFAFGIGGGLVDKESVKNEDWDKEREKVRKLMSKLK